From Microbacterium sp. YJN-G, a single genomic window includes:
- a CDS encoding HAD family hydrolase has protein sequence MGSVSSKPSAVLWDMDGTLVDTEPYWMDAETALVQSYGGTWSHEDALQLVGSGLIDSALILQRYGVDMAPEAIVDHLTDEVAARLRADGVPFRPGARELLADLREQGIPTALVTMSMKRMALDVVSLIDFTAFDLVLGGDEVARPKPFPEPYLHAAELLGVDILDAVVIEDSLTGVRAGRASGAVTLGVPHIISLDGSDAHELWPTLDGRLTDDIRDLHSRFAKESTR, from the coding sequence ATGGGTTCAGTGAGCAGCAAGCCCAGCGCGGTCCTGTGGGACATGGATGGAACACTCGTCGACACCGAGCCCTACTGGATGGACGCCGAGACGGCGCTCGTCCAGTCGTACGGCGGCACCTGGAGCCATGAGGACGCCCTTCAGCTCGTCGGCAGCGGCCTGATCGACAGCGCGCTGATCCTGCAGCGCTACGGCGTCGACATGGCGCCCGAGGCCATCGTCGACCACCTGACCGACGAGGTGGCCGCGCGGCTGCGTGCGGACGGGGTGCCGTTCCGGCCGGGCGCGCGTGAGCTGCTGGCCGACCTGCGTGAGCAGGGCATCCCCACGGCGCTGGTGACGATGTCCATGAAGCGGATGGCCCTCGACGTCGTCTCCCTCATCGACTTCACCGCGTTCGACCTGGTGCTCGGCGGCGACGAGGTCGCCCGCCCCAAGCCGTTCCCCGAGCCGTATCTGCACGCCGCCGAGCTGCTGGGCGTCGACATCCTCGACGCGGTCGTCATCGAGGACTCGCTGACCGGCGTCCGCGCCGGACGGGCATCCGGTGCCGTCACGCTCGGCGTGCCGCACATCATCTCCCTGGACGGTTCGGACGCGCACGAGCTGTGGCCGACCCTGGACGGCAGGCTCACCGACGACATCCGGGATCTGCACAGCCGCTTCGCGAAGGAGAGCACACGATGA
- a CDS encoding undecaprenyl-diphosphate phosphatase, which yields MNLLEALFLGVLQGLTEFLPISSSAHLRIAGALLPSGEDPGAAFTAITQIGTEAAVVVFFWRDIVRIIGQWFRSLSGKVPRSDPDARMGWLIILGSIPIVVLGLLFQDDIETVLRSLWVVAIMLIVFGVLLGIADYVGAKKRRLNDLTYPHGVAYGFAQALALVPGVSRSGGTITMGLFLGYERAAAARYAFLLAIPAVFGSGFYQLFKHGGDAQQYFTLGETFAATGIAFVVALGVIAFFMNWISRRSFLPFVIYRVLLGVVIIVLLTTGVIPAL from the coding sequence ATGAATCTGCTCGAAGCCCTCTTCCTCGGCGTGCTCCAGGGACTCACCGAGTTCCTCCCGATCTCCTCTAGCGCGCACCTGCGCATCGCCGGCGCGCTGCTGCCGTCCGGCGAGGACCCGGGCGCGGCATTCACCGCGATCACCCAGATCGGCACCGAGGCCGCGGTCGTGGTGTTCTTCTGGCGCGACATCGTCCGGATCATCGGCCAGTGGTTCCGTTCGCTGAGCGGCAAGGTGCCGCGCTCCGACCCGGATGCTCGGATGGGATGGCTGATCATCCTCGGCAGCATCCCGATCGTCGTGCTGGGCCTGCTGTTCCAGGACGACATCGAGACCGTGCTGCGATCGCTCTGGGTCGTCGCGATCATGCTGATCGTCTTCGGCGTGCTGCTCGGCATCGCCGACTACGTGGGTGCGAAGAAGCGGCGCCTGAACGATCTGACCTACCCGCACGGCGTCGCCTACGGGTTCGCCCAGGCGCTTGCCCTCGTCCCCGGCGTATCGCGCTCGGGCGGAACCATCACGATGGGTCTGTTCCTGGGGTACGAGCGTGCGGCCGCGGCGCGGTACGCGTTCCTGCTCGCGATCCCCGCGGTCTTCGGCAGCGGCTTCTACCAGCTGTTCAAGCACGGCGGCGACGCGCAGCAGTACTTCACGCTCGGTGAGACCTTCGCCGCGACGGGCATCGCCTTCGTCGTCGCCCTCGGGGTGATCGCGTTCTTCATGAACTGGATCTCCCGCCGCAGCTTCCTGCCGTTCGTGATCTACCGCGTCCTGCTGGGCGTGGTGATCATCGTGCTGCTCACCACCGGGGTCATCCCGGCGCTCTGA
- a CDS encoding diacylglycerol/lipid kinase family protein gives MSTHDHTAAGRRHAAVVYNPVKTPLERLRPVVAEYEAQHGWAQTRWYETRSDDAGRAAAEHALAAAPAVVMVAGGDGTVRAVAEVMQGTGIPVALVPLGTGNLLARDIGAPLNDIAACVSVAFAGEDRSVDVGVAELEDESGARRSHTFMVMAGIGLDAEMAESTSTIAKKHLGWFAYVTPIARSVIVNKLFHLDYRIDGGRVRSTRAHTVIVGNCGTLTGNMLLIPAAIIDDGLLDVVMMRPTGRFGWARIGTRLTLQGLARRSPLSRKILQQKPDLHALAYVQGIRFEARFDAPHLIELDGDSFGHIARVRVSVRPGALHVRVAAETNSVEKGTAARQRPSRL, from the coding sequence GTGAGCACGCACGACCACACGGCAGCCGGGCGACGGCACGCCGCCGTCGTCTACAACCCTGTGAAGACCCCGCTGGAGCGGCTTCGCCCCGTGGTCGCGGAGTATGAGGCCCAGCACGGGTGGGCGCAGACGCGCTGGTACGAGACCCGCAGCGACGACGCGGGCCGGGCCGCCGCGGAGCACGCTCTCGCTGCTGCTCCGGCGGTGGTGATGGTCGCGGGCGGCGACGGCACGGTCCGAGCCGTCGCGGAGGTGATGCAAGGGACGGGCATCCCGGTCGCGCTGGTTCCCCTGGGCACCGGCAATCTCCTCGCACGTGATATCGGTGCGCCGCTCAACGACATCGCCGCCTGCGTCTCCGTTGCCTTCGCAGGTGAGGACCGGTCCGTGGATGTCGGGGTGGCTGAGCTCGAGGACGAGAGCGGCGCCCGGCGTTCGCACACGTTCATGGTCATGGCCGGCATCGGACTGGATGCGGAGATGGCGGAGAGCACAAGCACCATCGCGAAAAAGCACCTCGGCTGGTTCGCGTACGTCACACCGATCGCCCGATCGGTCATCGTGAACAAGCTCTTCCATCTCGACTACCGAATCGACGGAGGGCGGGTGAGGTCGACGCGGGCGCACACGGTGATCGTCGGCAACTGCGGAACCCTCACCGGGAACATGCTCCTGATCCCCGCTGCGATCATCGACGACGGGCTGCTGGACGTCGTGATGATGCGCCCGACAGGACGCTTCGGGTGGGCGCGGATCGGAACCCGCCTCACCCTGCAAGGCCTCGCCCGCCGTTCCCCGCTCAGCCGCAAGATCCTCCAGCAGAAACCCGACCTCCACGCGCTCGCCTACGTTCAAGGAATCCGGTTCGAAGCCCGGTTCGACGCCCCTCACCTCATCGAACTCGACGGCGACAGCTTCGGTCACATCGCCCGTGTTCGTGTCAGTGTCCGCCCAGGCGCCCTGCATGTGCGCGTGGCGGCCGAAACGAACTCGGTGGAGAAGGGCACCGCCGCCCGGCAGCGGCCGTCACGCCTTTAG
- a CDS encoding PAC2 family protein gives MDVLGSRIIVAAFDGWNDAGEAASGAIAALRGAVDYERVHSVDPELYFDYQYTRPSTRMDLTGRRELQWPEATLWRPAAPVTGPELWLLTGSEPARAWQAFATEFIDVALRDDVTGFITLGAMLSDVPHTRPISVFAASQNERVREAHGLEKSTYEGPVGILSVFEHFAERAEIPAASLWASVPHYVASAAPSPKATLALLDRLEELTGVGPAREHLRTEAAAWEASIDAAAADDEDMTEYIRQLERTRDTWDSPDASGDAIAQAFERYLRRRGDGPDKR, from the coding sequence GTGGACGTTCTCGGCTCACGCATCATCGTCGCGGCCTTCGATGGCTGGAACGACGCCGGCGAAGCCGCCAGCGGTGCCATCGCGGCGCTGCGCGGCGCCGTCGACTACGAGCGGGTGCATTCCGTGGACCCCGAGCTGTACTTCGACTACCAATACACACGCCCCTCCACCCGGATGGACCTCACAGGCCGGCGGGAGCTGCAGTGGCCGGAGGCGACGCTGTGGCGGCCTGCGGCGCCGGTGACGGGCCCGGAACTGTGGCTGCTCACGGGCTCCGAGCCTGCACGCGCCTGGCAGGCGTTCGCCACGGAGTTCATCGACGTGGCGCTGCGTGACGATGTGACCGGTTTCATCACCCTCGGGGCGATGCTCTCGGATGTGCCGCACACGCGGCCGATCTCGGTCTTCGCCGCCAGCCAGAACGAGCGGGTGCGAGAGGCGCACGGTCTCGAGAAGTCGACCTACGAGGGCCCGGTCGGCATCCTCAGCGTCTTCGAGCACTTCGCCGAGCGGGCCGAGATCCCGGCGGCGAGCCTCTGGGCGAGCGTGCCGCACTATGTGGCATCCGCCGCGCCCTCCCCGAAGGCGACGCTCGCGCTGCTCGACCGCCTCGAGGAACTCACCGGTGTGGGTCCCGCCCGTGAGCATCTGCGCACCGAGGCGGCCGCCTGGGAGGCGTCGATCGATGCGGCTGCGGCGGATGACGAGGACATGACGGAGTACATCCGCCAGCTCGAGCGCACTCGGGACACCTGGGACTCCCCTGATGCGTCGGGGGATGCCATCGCCCAGGCCTTCGAGCGCTACCTGCGCCGCCGCGGCGACGGACCCGACAAGCGCTGA
- a CDS encoding fatty acid desaturase family protein, whose translation MGGFRSTTPRSVDRRSGRAGSEFTALAKTIRDRGLLRRRYGYYWSKLIGLPLVLAGGLLVFVWIGDTWWQLFTAVFLAVVFTQIAFLGHDSAHRQIFVSGKWNDWTSLVLGDLLVGMSYGWWQHKHTRHHANPNKLGSDPDIELPVVVVAPERAAPRGRVLSWLRSHQGISFFPILLLEGVSLHASGVRRVVTRGSLSRRWVEIGFLLVRLVGFPVLVFLVLSPGIAFVFLAVQLGLFGFYMGVSFAPNHKGMPIVPSDASFDFLRRQAMMSRNVRGGRLLDTAMGGLNYQIEHHLFPSMPRPHLRKAAPIIAAYCRSHDVPYVQTGLLASYAIIVRYINRVGLGERDVFTCPLVEQRRYFTAAPQ comes from the coding sequence ATGGGTGGGTTTCGTTCGACCACACCGCGCTCGGTGGATCGGCGGAGCGGCAGGGCTGGGAGTGAGTTCACGGCCCTGGCGAAGACGATCCGGGATCGGGGGTTGCTGCGTCGCCGGTATGGGTATTACTGGTCGAAGCTGATCGGTCTGCCGCTCGTGCTCGCCGGCGGGCTGTTGGTGTTCGTGTGGATCGGTGACACGTGGTGGCAGTTGTTCACGGCGGTGTTCCTGGCGGTGGTGTTCACGCAGATCGCCTTTCTCGGGCATGATTCGGCGCACCGGCAGATCTTCGTTTCGGGCAAGTGGAATGACTGGACAAGTCTCGTGCTCGGCGACCTGCTGGTGGGGATGAGCTATGGATGGTGGCAGCACAAGCACACCCGTCACCACGCGAATCCGAACAAGCTGGGGTCTGATCCAGACATCGAGCTGCCGGTGGTCGTCGTGGCTCCGGAGCGTGCCGCGCCGAGAGGGCGGGTTCTGTCGTGGTTGCGCTCGCATCAGGGGATCTCCTTCTTCCCGATCCTGCTCCTGGAGGGCGTCTCGCTGCATGCGTCCGGGGTGCGTCGGGTGGTCACGCGCGGTTCGTTGAGCAGGCGATGGGTCGAGATCGGGTTCCTCTTGGTCCGGCTGGTCGGTTTCCCGGTGCTCGTCTTCCTCGTGCTGTCGCCGGGCATCGCGTTCGTGTTCCTCGCGGTGCAGCTCGGGCTCTTCGGGTTCTACATGGGCGTCTCGTTCGCCCCGAACCACAAGGGGATGCCGATCGTGCCGAGCGATGCGAGCTTCGACTTCCTGCGCCGCCAGGCGATGATGAGCCGAAACGTCCGCGGCGGACGTCTGCTCGACACCGCGATGGGCGGGTTGAATTATCAGATCGAGCATCACCTCTTTCCGTCCATGCCGCGCCCTCACCTGCGCAAGGCAGCGCCCATCATCGCCGCCTACTGCCGGAGCCATGATGTGCCCTATGTGCAGACCGGGCTGCTGGCGTCCTATGCGATCATCGTGCGGTACATCAACCGTGTCGGGCTCGGGGAGCGCGACGTGTTCACCTGCCCCCTGGTCGAGCAGCGCCGCTACTTCACCGCAGCCCCGCAGTGA
- a CDS encoding VIT1/CCC1 transporter family protein: MTAPALPTPADRRQWARYLVEERAEGAVYSRLAARKQGEEREILLSLADAERRHEQHWLEMLGGEPDRLPRAGLRSRLLGWMAGRFGSIFVLALAQSAEARSPYDAEKHATPAMRADEKVHYEVVRGLAARGRRRLSGSFRAAVFGANDGLVSNLALVLGIGATGVSGSFVLFSGIAGLLAGALSMGAGEFVSVRSQRELLAATEANNDADAAAGDLDIDANELALVYRARGMSETESLARAERVVTAARAGVRRAATGPIGTHAGHSDHDIIGSDWTAALSSFLLFASGAIVPVLPWIFGLSGFSAILVALLLVGIALLVTGAMVGVLSGGPPLRRALRQLAIGFGAAAITYALGLVFGVSAV; encoded by the coding sequence ATGACCGCGCCCGCATTGCCCACGCCCGCCGACCGGCGGCAGTGGGCCCGTTATCTGGTCGAAGAGCGCGCCGAAGGCGCGGTGTACTCGCGCCTCGCCGCGCGCAAACAGGGGGAGGAGCGGGAGATCCTGCTCTCCCTCGCGGATGCCGAACGGCGTCACGAGCAGCACTGGCTCGAGATGCTCGGCGGCGAGCCGGATCGTCTGCCCCGGGCGGGCCTGCGCTCGCGTCTGCTGGGCTGGATGGCCGGCCGATTCGGATCGATCTTCGTGCTCGCCCTCGCCCAGAGTGCGGAGGCCCGCTCGCCGTACGACGCCGAGAAGCACGCCACACCCGCCATGCGCGCCGACGAGAAGGTGCACTACGAGGTCGTGCGCGGGCTCGCCGCCCGGGGCAGGCGGCGGCTGTCGGGTTCGTTCCGGGCCGCGGTGTTCGGTGCGAACGACGGACTCGTGTCGAACCTGGCGCTGGTGCTCGGCATCGGCGCCACCGGCGTGAGCGGGTCGTTCGTGCTGTTCAGCGGCATCGCGGGTCTGCTCGCCGGCGCCCTGTCGATGGGCGCGGGGGAGTTCGTCTCGGTGCGCTCCCAGCGCGAGCTGCTGGCCGCGACAGAGGCCAACAACGACGCGGATGCCGCAGCCGGCGACCTCGACATCGACGCCAACGAACTCGCTCTGGTCTACCGTGCCCGCGGGATGAGCGAGACCGAGTCTCTGGCCCGCGCGGAGCGCGTGGTCACCGCAGCCCGCGCCGGTGTGCGCCGGGCGGCGACCGGCCCGATCGGCACGCACGCCGGGCACTCCGATCACGACATCATCGGCAGCGACTGGACCGCCGCGCTCTCGAGCTTCCTGCTGTTCGCATCCGGCGCGATCGTGCCCGTGCTGCCGTGGATCTTCGGCCTGTCCGGATTCTCGGCGATACTCGTCGCACTCCTGCTGGTGGGCATCGCCCTGCTCGTCACGGGCGCCATGGTGGGTGTGCTCTCCGGAGGACCGCCGCTGCGCAGGGCGCTGCGTCAGCTCGCGATCGGCTTCGGCGCCGCGGCGATCACCTACGCCCTGGGGCTCGTCTTCGGCGTCAGCGCGGTATGA
- a CDS encoding SGNH/GDSL hydrolase family protein — MVDQESSRTPFVANEGPHPWRRFVAVGDSFTEGIGDPDPAMPGGHRGWADRVAAVLAQDVDDFAYANLAVRGKLIGQIVATQIEPAVALNPDLISICAGGNDVIRPGTDPDEIASQLEDAVARLSSTGAAVVLFTGIDTGFTPVFRPFRGKVAIYNENVRAIADRHDCIVADQWALKVVQDPRFFDDDRLHYNALGHHEVARMVLRALNVPNDLQAMQPEAVPVRTWREARAGDIGWAREHLVPWVLRRLRHQSSGDHIAAKRPDAVPVRLPDIEV; from the coding sequence ATGGTCGACCAGGAATCGTCACGCACCCCGTTCGTCGCGAACGAGGGTCCGCACCCGTGGCGGCGCTTCGTCGCGGTGGGCGACTCGTTCACTGAGGGCATCGGCGACCCCGACCCGGCCATGCCGGGCGGCCACCGCGGCTGGGCCGATCGCGTGGCCGCCGTGCTCGCGCAGGACGTCGACGACTTCGCGTACGCGAACCTCGCCGTGCGCGGCAAGCTCATCGGGCAGATCGTCGCGACCCAGATCGAGCCCGCCGTCGCGCTGAACCCCGACCTCATCTCGATCTGCGCGGGCGGCAACGACGTCATCCGCCCCGGCACCGACCCCGACGAGATCGCCTCACAGCTCGAGGATGCCGTCGCCCGCCTGTCGTCGACCGGCGCTGCGGTCGTGCTGTTCACCGGGATCGACACCGGCTTCACGCCGGTCTTCCGCCCGTTCCGCGGCAAGGTCGCGATCTACAACGAGAACGTGCGTGCCATCGCCGACCGGCACGACTGCATCGTGGCCGATCAGTGGGCGCTCAAGGTGGTGCAGGACCCGCGCTTCTTCGACGATGACCGACTGCACTACAACGCGCTCGGCCACCACGAGGTCGCGCGCATGGTGCTGAGGGCGCTGAATGTGCCGAACGATCTGCAGGCCATGCAGCCCGAGGCGGTGCCGGTGCGCACGTGGCGCGAAGCCCGCGCCGGCGACATCGGCTGGGCGCGCGAGCACCTGGTGCCCTGGGTGCTGCGGCGCCTGCGCCACCAGTCCTCGGGCGACCACATCGCCGCCAAGCGGCCGGATGCCGTACCGGTGCGGCTGCCCGACATCGAGGTCTGA
- a CDS encoding M20/M25/M40 family metallo-hydrolase, with the protein MSESSLPEVVAIARDLIRIDTTNFGGGRANGEREAAEYVGAFLESIGLVPEYYEPIPRRTNVMARVPGRNPDRSALVVHGHLDVVPAMAEDWSVDPFEGLIRDGMLWGRGAVDMKNMDAMILASVAEMLRAGEQPDRDLILAFFADEENGGVEGSALVVRDRPEWFSGATEAISEVGGYSITVDDRRAYLLQVGEKALLWLRLVAKGRAGHGSRFHEQNAVTRLAEAVAAIGRTRWPIRLTPTTKALLEGLSDLTGRPVDDPDALAAAAGPAEAFLRSTFRTTANPTVLEAGYKHNVIPETATALIDVRVIPGTEDDVLAELQRIVGDDIEIQTVVRDIGMETPFEGDLVDAMVAALGRHDPGVPVIPYLLGAGTDNKSLASIGITGYGFAPLRLPADLDFTGMFHGVDERVPVESLVFGQRVLTDLLRSC; encoded by the coding sequence ATGTCCGAGTCGTCACTGCCCGAGGTCGTCGCGATCGCGCGGGATCTGATCCGCATCGACACCACGAACTTCGGAGGTGGACGAGCCAACGGCGAACGTGAGGCCGCCGAGTACGTCGGAGCCTTCCTGGAGTCCATCGGACTCGTGCCCGAGTACTACGAGCCCATCCCGCGCCGCACCAACGTGATGGCGCGCGTACCTGGTCGCAACCCCGATCGTTCGGCGCTGGTCGTGCACGGTCATCTCGACGTCGTCCCCGCCATGGCGGAGGACTGGAGCGTCGACCCGTTCGAGGGCCTCATCCGCGACGGGATGCTGTGGGGCCGCGGCGCGGTCGACATGAAGAACATGGATGCGATGATCCTCGCCTCCGTCGCCGAGATGCTACGGGCGGGGGAGCAGCCCGACCGCGACCTGATCCTCGCCTTCTTCGCCGACGAGGAGAACGGCGGCGTCGAGGGCTCCGCGCTGGTCGTGCGCGACCGCCCGGAGTGGTTCTCCGGAGCGACCGAGGCGATCAGCGAGGTCGGCGGGTACTCGATCACGGTCGACGACCGGCGCGCCTATCTGCTGCAGGTGGGGGAGAAGGCCCTGCTGTGGCTGCGACTGGTCGCCAAGGGCCGCGCCGGGCACGGCAGCCGCTTCCACGAGCAGAACGCCGTCACCCGTCTCGCTGAGGCGGTCGCGGCGATCGGGCGCACGCGCTGGCCGATCCGGCTCACCCCGACCACGAAGGCGCTGCTGGAAGGCCTCAGCGACCTCACCGGACGCCCGGTCGACGACCCCGACGCCCTGGCTGCGGCCGCGGGCCCCGCCGAGGCGTTCCTGCGCTCCACATTCCGGACGACGGCGAACCCGACCGTGCTCGAGGCCGGCTACAAGCACAACGTGATCCCCGAGACCGCCACCGCCCTCATCGATGTGCGCGTCATCCCCGGCACCGAGGACGACGTGCTCGCCGAGCTGCAGCGCATCGTGGGCGACGACATCGAGATCCAGACCGTCGTGCGCGACATCGGCATGGAGACGCCGTTCGAAGGCGATCTCGTCGACGCCATGGTCGCCGCCCTCGGCCGCCACGACCCCGGCGTGCCGGTGATCCCGTACCTGCTCGGAGCGGGCACCGACAACAAGTCGCTGGCCTCGATCGGCATCACCGGCTACGGGTTCGCGCCCCTGCGGCTGCCCGCCGATCTCGACTTCACAGGCATGTTCCACGGAGTCGACGAGCGCGTCCCCGTAGAATCGCTTGTCTTCGGTCAGCGGGTGCTGACCGACCTGCTGCGCTCGTGCTGA
- a CDS encoding DEAD/DEAH box helicase, translating to MLSPSFPQRAPWGTADKLRAWQREALEQYFQADQRDFLVAATPGAGKTTFALTLAVELLRMGEVNRVIVVAPTEHLKTQWADAAARVHIRLDPRFRNSHWAPARHYHGVVVTYAQVAAKSSVHRHLTEDARTLVILDEVHHGGDALSWGDAIRDAYGPARRRLLLSGTPFRSDTAPIPFVEYLPDESGARVSSTDYAYGYGRALADGVVRPVLFHMYAGKMRWRTSAGDELEAHLGQDNTKDVTSQAWRTALDPEGEWMPAVLSAADRRLSEIRHHVPDAGGLVLATDQTVARAYAKILHSLTGEQPTVVLSDDASASERIERFSGDNRRWMVAVRMVSEGVDVPRLAVGVYATSSSTPLFFAQAIGRFVRARRRGEAASVFLPNVPVLMTLANEMEKQRDHALDRQSKDDDGLEDSLLESANREEEASDALTQEFSYQAISSLAHFDRVVFEGQEFGQLAEPGTPEEEEFIGLPGLLEPEHVHDLLMQRQARQSRLREAREAATPPEAATTTLPAPLHRTLREQRQLLNSLVGLYARQTGEPHGAVHAELRRVCGGPAVAQATVTQLQSRIDVLRKRVRS from the coding sequence ATGCTCTCTCCGTCCTTTCCTCAGCGCGCCCCGTGGGGAACCGCAGACAAGCTGAGGGCATGGCAGCGTGAGGCGCTGGAGCAGTACTTCCAGGCCGATCAGCGCGACTTCCTCGTCGCCGCGACCCCTGGCGCGGGAAAGACCACCTTCGCGCTCACCCTCGCCGTCGAGCTGCTCCGCATGGGCGAGGTGAACCGCGTGATCGTGGTCGCCCCGACGGAGCACCTCAAGACCCAGTGGGCGGATGCCGCGGCGCGCGTGCACATCCGCCTCGACCCGCGCTTCCGCAACAGCCACTGGGCACCCGCCCGGCACTACCACGGCGTGGTCGTCACGTACGCGCAGGTGGCGGCGAAGTCGAGCGTGCACCGTCACCTCACCGAGGACGCCCGCACCCTCGTGATCCTCGACGAGGTGCATCACGGCGGCGACGCGCTCAGCTGGGGTGACGCGATCCGCGATGCATACGGCCCCGCCCGTCGCCGGCTGCTGCTCTCGGGCACCCCGTTCCGCAGCGACACCGCGCCCATCCCGTTCGTGGAGTACCTGCCCGACGAGTCGGGCGCACGGGTGTCGAGCACCGACTACGCCTACGGCTATGGTCGCGCCCTCGCCGACGGTGTCGTGCGGCCGGTGCTGTTCCACATGTACGCCGGCAAGATGCGCTGGCGCACCAGCGCGGGCGACGAGCTCGAGGCGCATCTGGGGCAGGACAACACCAAGGACGTCACCTCGCAGGCCTGGCGCACGGCGCTGGATCCCGAGGGGGAGTGGATGCCGGCGGTGCTCTCGGCCGCCGACCGGCGTCTCAGCGAGATCCGTCACCACGTGCCCGATGCCGGCGGGCTCGTGCTGGCCACCGATCAGACCGTGGCGCGGGCGTACGCGAAGATCCTGCACAGCCTGACGGGGGAGCAGCCCACCGTCGTGCTCTCGGACGACGCCTCGGCATCCGAGCGGATCGAGAGGTTCTCCGGCGACAACCGGCGGTGGATGGTCGCCGTGCGCATGGTGTCCGAGGGGGTCGACGTGCCCCGCCTGGCGGTCGGCGTGTACGCGACCTCGTCATCCACGCCGCTGTTCTTCGCCCAGGCCATCGGCCGCTTCGTGCGTGCCCGGCGCCGCGGCGAGGCCGCCAGTGTGTTCCTGCCCAACGTGCCGGTGCTGATGACTCTCGCGAACGAGATGGAGAAGCAGCGCGATCACGCACTGGACCGCCAGAGCAAGGACGATGACGGCCTCGAGGATTCGCTGCTGGAGAGCGCGAACCGCGAGGAGGAGGCATCCGACGCGCTGACACAGGAGTTCAGCTACCAGGCGATCTCGTCGCTGGCGCACTTCGACCGTGTCGTCTTTGAGGGGCAGGAGTTCGGACAGCTCGCCGAACCCGGCACTCCGGAGGAGGAGGAGTTCATCGGCCTGCCGGGACTGCTCGAACCCGAGCACGTGCACGACCTGCTTATGCAGCGTCAGGCGCGGCAGAGCCGGCTGCGCGAGGCGCGGGAGGCGGCGACTCCGCCCGAGGCGGCGACGACGACCCTGCCGGCGCCGTTGCACCGCACGCTGCGCGAGCAGCGGCAGCTGCTGAACAGCCTCGTCGGCCTGTACGCGCGCCAGACCGGTGAACCCCATGGTGCCGTGCATGCGGAGCTGCGCCGGGTGTGCGGAGGCCCGGCGGTCGCGCAGGCCACGGTCACCCAGCTGCAGTCGCGCATCGACGTGCTCCGCAAGCGCGTGCGCTCCTGA
- a CDS encoding SdpI family protein, with amino-acid sequence MNEQLALLLTAAGTGVVLVVAGWVLVRVARRAAAGTLKRNQVAGIRTSVTVSSDTAWRAAHVAAERDSVRGALGLIARWEMAAASSLLTLVGVPFSIAVTTFTLIALGATTWLLVWTLRGAAIGQRAATQAIPER; translated from the coding sequence ATGAACGAACAGCTGGCGCTTCTTCTGACGGCTGCCGGGACTGGCGTGGTTCTTGTCGTAGCGGGATGGGTTCTCGTCCGTGTCGCACGACGGGCAGCCGCTGGAACACTCAAACGCAACCAGGTCGCCGGAATCCGGACCAGCGTGACCGTCTCGTCGGACACCGCCTGGCGGGCAGCGCACGTCGCAGCGGAAAGGGACAGTGTGCGTGGCGCACTAGGGCTCATAGCAAGGTGGGAGATGGCCGCAGCGAGCAGCCTACTCACGCTCGTCGGCGTTCCCTTCTCCATCGCAGTCACGACTTTCACCCTGATCGCGCTCGGCGCGACGACATGGCTGCTCGTTTGGACGCTGAGGGGCGCCGCCATCGGACAGAGGGCCGCAACGCAGGCCATTCCAGAGAGGTAA